One region of Mangifera indica cultivar Alphonso unplaced genomic scaffold, CATAS_Mindica_2.1 Un_0050, whole genome shotgun sequence genomic DNA includes:
- the LOC123206807 gene encoding G-type lectin S-receptor-like serine/threonine-protein kinase LECRK1, producing MDLLTNQLISPMAAATYIISFLFLMMMLEVEASPIHIPSKNITLGSSLSPLTEHTSWPSPSGRFAFGFYKQGDGFSVGTWLTTKPDITLVWTAHREDPPVSPNSTLTLTKDGQLILRTSDHQTKDILIANSSEPASFALMFDSGNFVLYNDSFQKIWSSFDFPTDTLLGGQSLYTNNQLVSSVSEANSSTGRFRVILQGDGNLVSYPTSTTMDESEAYWASGIFYGFAVHSLYLNHTGGLVLINNKSKPIQILYPDSSLYNSSIIYRATLGHDGIFRLYSHNGEYNTSLKWKKPEEACLVKTFCGFNSYCSLYDDEARCRCLPGTDFVDPGDMNSGCERYYVEEICAEMNLTTTKLYNLTSMEMITWDDYPYLQEEMDSKEDCGKSCLEDCNCDAALYKEPTCRKQKLPLTTARRDQSGDSSAIAFFKLSKKNITRDARGNSLPEPPVVTSKKAIVLILVMTFSFVTCSCILLGMSGIFVFKYRVAKYKWLLETGNFGLSDELTMRSFSYNELKKATNGFKEEVGRGSFGAVYKGAFYKGEKLVAVKRLEKMINESSEREFHAEMQVIGRIHHKNLVRLLGYCAVDSKRLLVYEYMSNGSLADLLFHSETSPDWNERVRIALDVAKGILYLHDECEAPIIHCDIKPQNILLDDFWTAKISDFGLAKLLMPDQTRTFTLMRGTRGYMAPEWSKNTPISVKADIYSYGVVLLEIIACRRNMDTKASNPDEIILINWVYKCFVNRELNKLVRDEVDKKIFENLVKVGLWCVQDEPALRPSMKSVVMMLEGITDVSIPPCPTSSLG from the coding sequence ATGGATCTATTAACTAATCAGTTGATTTCTCCCATGGCCGCTGCGAcatatattatttcattcttATTCTTGATGATGATGCTTGAAGTTGAAGCCAGTCCTATTCACATTCCATCAAAAAACATAACACTAGGCTCTTCACTCTCCCCTCTCACTGAACACACTTCATGGCCCTCGCCTTCTGGCCGTTTCGCATTTGGGTTCTACAAACAAGGCGATGGCTTCTCAGTGGGAACTTGGTTAACCACTAAACCAGATATCACACTGGTTTGGACTGCACATCGAGAAGATCCCCCAGTTTCACCAAATTCTACGCTGACTTTAACCAAGGATGGTCAGCTCATTCTGAGAACCAGCGATCATCAAACCAAGGATATTCTCATCGCTAACTCCTCAGAGCCTGCTTCTTTTGCTTTAATGTTTGATTCCGGCAATTTCGTGCTCTACAATGATAGCTTTCAAAAGATCTGGTCAAGCTTCGACTTCCCCACAGATACATTACTGGGAGGCCAGAGTTTATATACTAACAATCAATTGGTTTCCAGTGTATCTGAAGCAAATAGTTCAACTGGAAGATTTCGTGTGATCTTGCAAGGAGATGGGAATCTTGTCTCATATCCCACAAGCACAACAATGGACGAATCAGAGGCATACTGGGCCAGTGGCATCTTTTACGGATTTGCAGTTCACAGCTTATATCTAAATCATACTGGTGGACTTGTCTTGATCAACAACAAATCTAAACCTATCCAGATTTTGTATCCTGATTCTTCTTTATACAACAGCTCAATCATTTACAGGGCAACTCTAGGCCATGACGGAATTTTTCGTTTGTATTCTCATAATGGTGAGTACAACACATCCCTGAAATGGAAAAAACCGGAAGAGGCCTGTCTGGTGAAGACTTTTTGTGGCTTTAACAGCTATTGTTCACTGTATGATGACGAAGCCAGATGCCGTTGTCTTCCTGGTACTGATTTTGTTGACCCTGGTGACATGAATAGCGGGTGCGAGAGATATTATGTTGAAGAAATCTGCGCAGAAATGAATTTAACTACTACAAAATTATACAACCTGACTTCAATGGAGATGATCACATGGGATGATTATCCATATCTCCAAGAAGAAATGGACTCTAAAGAAGATTGCGGGAAATCCTGTTTAGAGGACTGCAATTGTGATGCGGCGTTGTACAAAGAACCGACTTGCAGGAAACAAAAGCTTCCGTTGACAACTGCTAGGAGAGACCAAAGTGGAGATTCCTCGGCCATAGCTTTCTTCAAATTGAGCAAGAAAAATATCACAAGAGATGCACGTGGCAATAGTTTACCAGAGCCACCAGTAGTGACAAGCAAGAAGGCAATTGTGCTAATTCTGGTAATGACTTTCAGCTTCGTTACTTGTTCATGTATTCTCCTTGGAATGTCCggaatttttgttttcaaataccGAGTTGCGAAATACAAATGGCTGTTGGAAACTGGAAACTTTGGCTTGTCCGATGAGCTTACTATGCGATCGTTTTCCTACAACGAGCTTAAGAAGGCAACCAATGGATTTAAAGAAGAGGTGGGCAGGGGCTCTTTTGGGGCAGTATATAAAGGAGCCTTTTACAAAGGTGAAAAACTTGTTGCAGTGAAGAGGCTggagaaaatgataaatgagaGTAGTGAAAGAGAATTCCACGCAGAAATGCAGGTAATAGGTAGAATTCATCACAAGAATTTGGTTCGATTGCTTGGTTACTGTGCTGTGGATTCGAAGAGGCTTTTGGTTTATGAATACATGAGTAATGGCTCTCTAGCTGATCTCCTCTTTCACTCTGAAACATCCCCAGATTGGAACGAGAGAGTGAGAATCGCATTGGATGTTGCTAAAGGAATTCTTTATCTTCATGATGAATGTGAAGCACCCATCATTCATTGTGATATAAAGCCTCAAAACATCCTACTAGATGATTTTTGGACAGCAAAGATCTCCGATTTCGGGCTAGCAAAATTGTTAATGCCAGACCAAACAAGGACTTTCACCTTGATGAGAGGAACAAGAGGTTACATGGCACCTGAATGGTCGAAGAATACTCCAATATCAGTCAAAGCAGACATTTACAGTTACGGAGTTGTGCTCCTTGAAATTATTGCTTGCAGAAGAAACATGGACACTAAAGCATCAAACCCGGATGAAATCATTCTTATTAACTGGGTTTACAAGTGCTTCGTTAATcgagagttgaataaacttgTTCGCGATGAAGTAGATAAGAAGATTTTCGAGAACCTGGTAAAGGTGGGGCTCTGGTGTGTTCAAGATGAACCAGCTCTGCGTCCTTCAATGAAGAGTGTAGTGATGATGTTAGAAGGGATTACTGATGTCTCTATTCCTCCTTGTCCCACTTCTTCCTTGGGGTGA